The following proteins come from a genomic window of Syngnathus acus chromosome 15, fSynAcu1.2, whole genome shotgun sequence:
- the LOC119134555 gene encoding gap junction alpha-5 protein-like: MADWSLLGNFLEEVQEHSTSIGKVWLTILFIFRILVLGTAAESSWGDEQEDFNCDTEQPGCENVCYDKAFPIAHIRYWVLQIVFVSTPSLVYMGHAMHTVRREEKRRSQEEDESGEEDDDDDPGGGDDDEEQGGKDGKEPGKRKKAGPAAGRVRLKGALLQTYVLSIVIRSFMEVVFLCLQYFLYGIFLNPLYVCKAWPCPHLVNCYVSRPTEKNVFIVFMLAVSGVSLVLSVLELHHLAWRHCCRRLLASKKSATTTESTQSKQVTLTPPPPPPSTPPPEFSQCVISSSHFLALPFSNHRLAHQQNSVNMVTEQHKMAAGVHGDESLLQMSCYPDGWRGTADVAACYDAAGCLRIQNMGGVKRPLLCAANVVPKDKRRLSKSSGTSGRTRANDLAI; encoded by the exons ATGGCAGACTGGAGTCTTCTGGGAAACTTCCTCGAGGAAGTACAGGAACACTCCACCTCCATTGGCAAG GTGTGGTTGACCATCCTGTTCATCTTCCGCATCCTGGTGCTCGGGACGGCAGCAGAGTCATCTTGGGGCGACGAGCAGGAGGACTTCAACTGCGATACAGAGCAGCCCGGCTGCGAGAACGTTTGCTACGACAAAGCCTTCCCCATCGCGCACATTCGATACTGG GTGCTGCAGATCGTGTTCGTGTCCACGCCCAGTCTAGTGTACATGGGCCACGCCATGCACACGGTGCGGCGGGAGGAGAAGCGGCGCAGCCAAGAAGAGGACGAGAGCGGCGAGgaggatgacgacgacgacccTGGAGGGGGTGACGACGACGAGGAACAAGGCGGCAAAGACGGCAAAGAACCAGGGAAGCGCAAGAAAGCGGGGCCTGCGGCGGGCAGAGTGCGCCTGAAGGGGGCGCTGCTGCAGACCTACGTGCTGAGTATCGTCATCAGGAGCTTCATGGAG GTGGTGTTTCTGTGCCTGCAATACTTCCTGTATGGAATATTCCTCAACCCTCTCTATGTGTGCAAG GCTTGGCCATGTCCACACCTGGTCAACTGTTACGTGTCGCGGCCCACGGAGAAGAATGTCTTTATCGTGTTCATGTTGGCCGTGTCGGGCGTGTCGCTGGTGCTCAGCGTGCTGGAGCTTCATCACCTGGCCTGGAGGCACTGCTGCAG AAGGTTGTTGGCCTCCAAGAAGTCGGCGACTACCACGGAGTCAACTCAATCCAAACAAGTCACCCTGActccgccgccaccgccgccatcCACCCCGCCTCCCGAATTCAGCCAGTGCGTGATCAGCTCCTCGCACTTCCTGGCGCTGCCCTTCTCCAACCACCGGCTAGCCCACCAGCAGAACTCGGTCAACATGGTGACCGAGCAGCATAAAATGGCGGCGGGAGTGCACGGCGACGAGAGCCTGCTGCAAATGAGCTGCTACCCGGACGGCTGGCGCGGCACCGCTGATGTGGCCGCCTGCTACGACGCCGCCGGTTGCCTGCGCATCCAAAACATGGGCGGCGTCAAGCGTCCGCTGCTGTGTGCTGCCAACGTGGTCCCAAAAGACAAACG